Genomic DNA from Acidimicrobiales bacterium:
CGGTGACCTCACGCCAGCCACCGCTGCGGGGCGGCGTTCCGCCTGTACCCCGTAGGCGGAAGAAAGCGGCGACGAGCCCGGCCATCGACATGGCGGCAACGACTCGTCGGACCAGGGTGATCATGGCGACACCGTAGCAGTGGTCACCGTGGCGTCAGCCGGTGAGTGCTCGAGGCACCGAAAAACTGGAGATGCCACCCGAGGGGGTGGCATCTCGACACGCTTCGTGGGGCTAACAAGAGTTGAACTTGTGACCTCACCCTTATCAGGGGTGCGCTCTAACCAACTGAGCTATAGCCCCGAGGCGAACGGCCACGATACCGCTCGCACGCGGAACCAACTACTTTTGATCCTCTCGGACCCGCACGGTTTCTTCCTCGATCACCGTGATGCGGATGCCGCCGACCAGATCGGAGATCAGGTTGAAGACCACGGTGAGCAGCACGACCAAGACCGACGACGCGAGCGTCAACATGCCCGAGATGATCACCGCCGCCCGGAAGACCTGTTGGGAGTTGATCTCGAAGGTCTCATAGTCGGCGAGTTCACGGATGAAGTTTTCGACGTTTTCGACCGTTCCGGCGGCGATGGCCGCATTCCAGACCAGGACACCGGCCAGCAGCATGGCCGAGAAGAAGGCCAAGTGGAACAAGATCGAGAACGTGAGCACCGACCACGGGTCGATATGGCGGATCACCCGACGAGATTTCTTGGCTCGGAGCTTCTTTTGCGAACGGCCCGTCGGGCGGGTGAGGCTGGTCGAGCTTGCCGCAGCTGCTGCGGTGGCGCTCTCGAGGTCGAGACCCGAGGCCGGCCGAGTGGTCACGGGCTCGCCTGGGGCGAGATCGGGGGCAAAGGTTCGCTCGAGTTCGAGCTCTTCGCGCTGGCCCGGATCGAGATCGATCATCGGGGCAGATCCAGACGGAGCGGTCAGATCAAGCGACGCCGTCGGTGCCTCGTCGACGAATGCCACTGGCGCCGGCTCATCGGCCTCATCGAGGGCTGCGGCCTCGACTGAGGGGTCGTGCGCCGGCGTCGCGAAAGCCTCGGCCGTCTCCGACGCCCCGGGCGTCTCGAAAGCCTCGGCCGTCTCCGACGCTCCGGGCGTCTCGAGATCGTCGGAGCCCGATGCATCGAGCACCTCCGAGGACGGCGACGTCATCGGCTGATCGTCGACCGGGATGACGGCCTCGGCGTCGAGCTGCCCGGAATCGGCAGCGTCGTTGGCGAAGAGATCGCGGGTCGAACCGGACTCGGCGTCGATCACGGACTCGGCTTGCCGACTGAACAACCCGCGAACGCCGAACCGCCCTCGCGACGAGCGGCTGGCGGCGCCATCCTCGACAACCGCATCCTCGACAACTGTCGGTGCGTCGTCGATGATCTCCAGATCGTCGACGACGTCGATGTCATCGACACGATCGCTGCTCGAGGGCGCGGCGGTGACGTCGGCTTCGGTCTCTGTGGCCATCGTTGCTTCCTGGGCGTCGGTCGCCGAGTTTTCGGCATCGGCAGATGGATCGGCGGTGGTCGACTCGACGGACCCGGACGCGTCGTCAACGACGGCGTCATCGCCTGAGGCGTCCTCGTCGATGATCTCCACGTCGTCGATCACCGCGACGTCGGTTGCGGCGAGATCGTCGGTCCGGGGCTCATCGTTCACGGCGGTGTCTGACGCAGGGTCATCATCGCTCGAGTCGGTGTGGTCGGCATGGCCGTTGCTGGCGTGACCGTTCGACGATTCCTCCGCGACGACGGGGTGGGGTTCGACGTCGGGCTCGACCGTCACCGGCTCGAAACCGAGCGCAGCCACCAGGTCGGCGCCAAGAACCACTGAGTCCTTCGCCGAGGGATCGTCAATAGACATACTGGTCGCAGTCTATGGTCACAACGCGGCCAAGAGCGATCACCCGCCGCCAAAGCCCTCGAGCCGCCGTTCAGCTGTCGCTTCGGCCACCGTGCCCTCGGCTGACCGGACCTCGACGGTCACCTCGTTGTCGGTGGCGGCGAAGCCGGTCAGGACGGCATCGTTCGCCAACGCCATCGCGGCCGCAGCCGCCCGACCCTCGGCGACACCTGCCAGCGCAGCGGCATCGGCCGCGGCCTGCGCCCGGCTCCGATCAATGACTCGGCCGGTGACCCCACCCACCAGCAGGGCGGCAATCACGATGAAGGCGCCGGCGAAGCCGATGAGCGCGATCATGCTGCCACGCTCCCCTTCCGGGTGGGGCGAGGATTGACCATGCATGCTTCTTCCTCCGTTGCATCACCTCGCAAAGAGGTGCTGGATCTGTTCGGGGGAAGATGAGGCGACGGCGGGCCGGCCGGCTCGCGGCTCAGTCGGCGTCGTTGTCCTCGGCCTCGGGTTCGATGTCCGACTCGTTCTCCGAGTCATCGAGCGCAGCGCCTGCATCCGGCACCGCATCGGACAACTCGGCCACCTCGGTTGCCTCGGGGACGAGGACTCGAGCCACCGCCGACACGGCGTCGCCGCTGCCGAGATTCATCACCGACACGCCGGTGGCGTCGCGTCCTTGTTGCGAGACGGTGCCCACGGCGGTTCGGATGATGACCCCGTGGGACGAAATCAACAGGATCTCGTCGTCGGGGCCGACGAACATCGCACCGACCACGCGGCCCTTGCGCTCGTTGACCTTGACGCATCGCACGCCGAGGCCCGACCGGCCCTTCGGCGTGAAGAGATCGGGGTCGGTTCGCTTGCCGAAACCTTCACTCGTGATGACCAGGAGTTCGGTGTCGGGCTGCATGACGTCCATCGACACCAGCTCGTCGCCGGAGCGGAACTTCATGCCGCGGACGCCAGCCGCGGTGCGGCCCATCGGCCGTACCTGTTCCTCTGGAAACCGCAACGCCTGTCCCTGGCGGGACACCATGAAGATGTCGTGCACACCATTGGTGGCAACGACCGACACGAGTTCGTCGCCATCGTTGAGATTGATGGCGATCAGGCCGGCCCGGAGCGACGAGTCGTAGGCGTTGAAGAGGGTCTTCTTCACCCGACCCTGTCGAGTGGCGAAGAAGAGGAAGCGCTTGGTCTCGTAATCCCGGGTGTCGATGATGGCCTGGATCTTCTCGTCGGGTTGGAGCTGGAGCAGGTTGACCAGCGCCATCCCCCGAGATGATCTCGACGTGACCGGGATCTCGTGGGTCTTGATCCGATAGACCCGGCCCCGGTTCGAGAAGAACAACAGGTAGGCGTGAGCCGACGTCTGCAGCAGGTGGGCGATGATGTCATCGTCGTCGTCCTTCAATTTCGCTGCGCTCACGCCCCGCCCGCCCCGAGCCTGGGTACGGAACTCGTCGATCGAGACCGACTTGATGTAGCCGCTCGTCGACAGGGTCACCACGAGCGCCTCGTCGTCGATGAGATCTTCGATGTCGAGCTCTCCGGGGTCGGTGACGAGAGCGGTGCGACGGGGGCTGCCGAAGGTGGAGCGGATCTCGGCCAGTTCGTCCTTGATCACGCCATCGAGGATCTGACGATCGGCGAGGATCGCTTCGAAGCCGGCAATGGCCTCTCGCTTCTCGGCCAGTTCGGTGTCGATCTCGATGCGTGCAAGGCGCGTGAGACGACCGAGGTTCATGTCGAGGATGAAGTTCGCCTGGATCTCGGAGAACTCGAACGGCTCAGCCATCAGCCGCGAACGAGCATCCGGGCGATCGTCCGATGCTCGGATGGTGGCGATGATCTCGTCGATGACGTCGAGGGCTTTGATGAGACCTTCGAGGATGTGCTCGCGCTTTCGCGCCTCGGCCAAGCGGTATTCGGTCCGCCGGGTGACGACCTCGCGCTGGTGTCCGACGTAGCTGACGAGCGCGTCGCGCAGGTTCAGCGTGCGCGGCACCTCGTCGACCAACGCGACCATGTTCACGCCGAACGTGGTCTGCATCGGGGTGTACTTGTAGAGGTTGTTCAATACGACGAGACCGGTGGCGTCTCGCTTGAGGTCGAAGACGAGCCGGAGTTCGCCCTTGGCCGACTCGTTGCGGATTTCACGGATGCCGGCGAGGTCGCCCTTCTCGACGAGCTCGGCGGTCTTGCGAGCGATCTGGTCGACCGAGGTCTGATACGGCACCTCGGTGACGATGATCTGATCGTGGGTCTTGCCCTCGACGATTTCGGCCACCGCTCGCATGCGAATCGAGCCACGGCCGGTTCGGTAGGCGTCGCGGATGCCGACACGGCCGAGCACCTGGGCACCGGTCGGGAAGTCGGGTCCCTTCACGTATTCCATGAGATCGTCGACGGTGGCGTCTTCGTTGTCGATGAGGTGGACGACGGCGTCGATGACTTCTTCGAGATTGTGCGGCGGGATGTTGGTGGCCATGCCGACCGCGATGCCCTGGCTGCCGTTGACCAGCAGGTTCGGGAACCGTGACGGCAACACGGTGGGTTCACGATGCTTGCCATCGAAGTTGTCACGGAAGTCGACGGTGTCCTGGTCGATGTCGGCCAGCAGTTCCATCGCCAGCGGGCGGAGCCGACACTCGGTGTAGCGATAGGCGGCGGGTGGATCGTCGGGTGAACCGAAATTGCCATGCGGATCGATGAGCGGATTACGCAACGAGAAGCTCTGACCCATGCGAACGAGGGAATCGTAGATCGCCTGGTCGCCGTGCGGGTGGTACTTGCCGATGACGTCGCCGACCACGGTGGCGCACTTGACGTGGCTGCGATCGGGCCGGTGGCCGGCGTCGAACATCGACCACAGGATGCGGCGGTGCACCGGCTTCAGGCCATCGCGGGCGTCGGGCAGCGCTCGAGAGATGATGACCGACATGGCGTACTCGAGGAACGATTGTTCCATCTCCGCCTGGATCTCGATCGGCTCGATGTTGTCGCCGGCGTCACCGCCGTCGGTCGTGGTGCTGTCGGGAGGTAGGTCGCTCATGGAATCAACTCTTCGTGCATCAGAGGTCGCGGTCGGCCGGGGACGTCGGCACGCGATGATCGCGGTCGGGCTAGATGTCCAGGAATCGGACGTCGTCGGCGTTGGTCTGGATGAAGCGCTTCCGGCTCTCGACGTCGTCGCCCATCAGCACCGAGAACACTTCGTCGGCAATGGCGGCCTGGTCGACGGTGACCTGGAGCAGGGTCCGGGTGGCGGGGTTCATCGTGGTTTCCCATAGCTCGATGGCGTCCATCTCGCCCAGGCCCTTCAGGCGCTGGAATTCGGCGTTGGGGTGTTCCGCTGCGTAGGCGTTCCGGGCGGGGTCGTCCTTCAGGTAGATCTTCGACTTCCCCACTTCGGTGGAGTACAGCGGCGGCTGGGCGATGTAGACGTAGCCGGCTTCGACCATCGGCCGCATCTGGCGGAAGAAGAAGGTGAGCAACAGCGTGCGGATGTGGCTGCCGTCGACGTCGGCGTCGGCCAGCAGGATCACCTTGTGGTAGCGAGCCTTCGAGACGTCGAAGCCTTCGCCGGTTTCCGGATTCGGTTCCCCGAGGCCGGCGCCGATGGCCTGGATCAACGACACGACCTCGGTGTTCTTGAGCATGCGGTCGGCCCGCGCCCGCTCGACATTGAGGATCTTGCCGCGGATCGGCAAGATCGCCATGGTGTTCGAATCTCGCGCGTCCTTGGCCGACCCACCGGCCGAGTTGCCCTCGACGATGTAGAGCTCGGACTCGGCGGGATCTTTGCTCCGGCAGTCGGCCAGCTTGCCGGGAAGTCCGGCGCCGTCGAGCGCCGACTTGCGGCGAATCGTCTGTCGAGCCTGGGTGGCGGCGATACGAGCCTTGGCCGCCTGCGAGGCCTTGAGCACCATGGCCCGGCCCTCACGTGGGTGCTCCTCGAACCACTCACGGAGCTTGTCGTTGGTGGCCTTCTCGACCAGCGAGCGGACCGACACGTTGCCGAGCTTTGACTTGGTCTGTCCCTCGAACTGCGGCTCCTGCAACCGGACCGAGATGATGGCGGTGAGGCCCTCACGGATGTCCTCGCCCTGGAGGTTGTCGTCTTTCTCCTTGAGGAATCCCTTGTCGCGGGCGTAGTTGTTGACGGTACGGGTGAGCGCGGTGCGGAACCCCTGCTCGTGCATGCCACCTTCGAGGGTGGAGATGCCGTTGGCGAAGCTGTGGATGCCGTCGGTCTGGTAGCCGGTGTTCCAGCTGAAGGCGACCTCGACCTCTTCGGTCTCTTCCGATTCCTCGTACCACCCGACGTCGTCGAAGAGTGCTTCCTTGGAGCCGTTGATGTGCGTGACGAAATCGCGGATGCCACCGTCGTAACGGTGGACGATGGTCTCGGGTTCGGCGTCGCGCAGGTCGCGCACCCGGAACTCGAGTCCGGCGTTGAGGAACGCCATGATCTGGAACCGCTCGAGCAGGGTTTGCGTGCGGAACTCGGTGCCCTCCTTGAAGATCGAGGGATCCGGCCAGAAGCGAACCGTGGTGCCGGTACGGGGCTTGCCGTCGGCGTCGAGGGGGGACTCGCCGATCACGACCAGTTTCTGGTCGGGCGCACCACCATTGACGAAGGACATGGCATGGCGCTGACCGTCACGGTCGATCTCGACCTCGACCCGACTCGACAAGGCGTTCACCACGGAAATGCCCACGCCGTGGAGGCCGCCGGAGACCTTGTAGCCCTCGCCGCCGAACTTGCCGCCGGCATGGAGGACCGTGAGCACCACCTCGGCGGCCGACATCTCGTACTTCTCGTGGAGGTCGACGGGAATGCCGCGACCGTCGTCACGCACTTCGATGCCACCGTTCGCCATGACGTCGACCTCGATGACCGAGCAGTGACCGGCCATCGCTTCGTCGACCGAGTTGTCGACGACCTCCCACACCAGATGGTGGAGGCCGGTCGAGCCGGTCGAGCCGATGTACATGCCAGGACGCTTCCGGACCGCCTCGAGGCCCTCCAATACCTGGATGTCCTTGGCGCCGTAGCTGCCGTCGTTCGCAGGGGTCGGCGCATCGCCTCCCGCGGTGGCCGACGGGGCCTCCGAAGCGGTGGGAGTGACAGCGTTTTCAGAGGGGAGATCAGTCATACATCAATCGCTTTTCAAGCTGGTCCAGCCTAGCAGTTTTGGGCACTGAACAGGCCGAAGTCAGCCCCCGACGGCTGCTCGAATGGACCGGAGTTCGGTGTCGGGGAAGTGGGTCGAGAACCGCTCCTTGATCTGGGCATCCATCCACTTGATCTGCGACGCCCAGGCCGCATCGTCGCAGTGAATCGTGAGGACGCCGTCGATCAGACCGGCGGGTGTGGAATGCTCGGCCAAGCCCGGCCCGACGATCGAGGGCCAGCGGCCACCGAGGTCAGACACCGTGCGTACCGCGGGGGCGCCGAGATGGCCGAAGAGACGTTCCAGTGCCAACCCCAGTCGTTCGGGTTCGGACATGCTCACTCCCCGCTCGGTGTCGCTGGTGTCGGTGACCGCCCTACTCGGTCCGTTTCCGGACGAAGCCCCCAGCCCGCACCGCGCTGGGGTCGTGAACGAGCAGCGTATCCGGCCGAGTGGCTGCTGGGAGCGCAGCGGCACTGGTGATCACCGTCTGGCCTGGTGGCAGGGTCGAGAGCAGCGCGTGCGCCCGATCGGGATCGAGTTCGGAGAGGACGTCGTCGAGCAGGAGGAGCGGCGGCTCACCGATCCGGTCGGTGACCAGGCGGTGACCACCGAGGCGCAAGGCGAGGGCGAGCGTCCGCTGCTCCCCTTGCGAGGCCTCGGTGCGGCTTGCGAATCCGTCGATGCTGAACGCGATCTCGTCGCGATGCGGTCCCACCGTCGACACACCACGCCGCACGTCGTTGTCCCGACTCTGCGTCAGCGCCACCAGCAGCGACCCATCGGACCACGACGTCAAGTAGTCGGCCGTCAGATCGGTGTCATCGGCCGCGAGGGTGCGGTAGCACGCCGATGCGAGCGGCACGAGCTGTTCGAGTACGTCGTAGCGCCGATCGAGCACGACCGATCCCAGCTGCGCCAACTGGGTGTCCCAGACATCGAGTGTCAGCTCGGCCGATTCGTCGAGCCGACCCCCGGCCGTGCGCAACAGGGCGTTGCGTTGTCGTAGCGCTCGATCGAAGTCGCTCAGGGTTCGGTCATGTTTCGGATCGAGGGCCACGGCGAGGTCGTCGACGAAGTCACGTCGGACGGCCGGTCCGTCCTTCACGAGCGTCAGATCATCGGGCGCAAAGACCGTGACTCGCAAGGCGCCGAGCAGGTCGCGGGTGCGTTGCAGCTTTTGGCGATTGACCTGCGCCCGACTTTTTCCTGGGGCAAGTTCGAGCTCGATCAGCACCGGACGGCCATCACGCTCGCCCTCGGCCCGGATGATCGCCCGCTCCGAACCACGGCGGATGAGGCTGTCGGTGGGTGCGCCGCGAAACGACTTGAGTGTGGCCAGCAGACCGATGGCTTCCAGCAGATTCGTCTTGCCGATGCCGTTCGCCCCGACGACCGCAGTCAAGCCGTCATCGAGTTCGATCTCGATGTGCTCATAGCTGCGGAAATCGGTCAGCCAGACCCGATCAAGACGCATACATCGGCAGTGGTTCGTTCACCGACTCGAGATCACGACACCCGCACCGGCATGAGCAGGTAGAGGAAATCGGAGCTTCCCGGGATCCGAACCACCGCCGGGCGCAATTCATCGATGGTGGAGAGCACGATCTCGTCGCTGGAGGCGACATCGATGCCTTCGAGCAGGTACTGCGGGTTGAAGGCGACCGTGAGCGCGGTGCCGTCGTAGGTCCCTTCGAGCTGTTCACGCGCCGTGCCGACATCTTGGGTGACCGCGGCGAGTTCCAAGCCGTCGTCGGACATCTCGAGTCGAACCGGTGTTGCCTCACGAGCCAACAGCTTCACTCGGCGCAGTGCGTCGAGCAGTTCGTCGCGCGACACCGTCAACGAGTTCGGGTGTGACTCGGGAATGAGGCCCCGGTAGTTCGGGAAGTCTGCCTCGATGAGGCGAGTGATCAGGTCGACAGAACCGACGTGGAACGACGCCTCGCGCTCCCCCAGTCGCAGCTCGACCTTCTCGCCCTGGGCCAGGATGCGATTCAGCTCTGACAGGGCTCGAGACGGAATGAGGACGCTTTGCCCCTCGGCCAGTACCGACACGCCGGGGACGTCTCGCATGGCCAGTCGGTAGGAATCGGTGGCGACGAGTCGCAGCCCACCGTTTTCGGAAGCGAACAGCACGCCGGTGAGCGGTGGACGGGAGTCGTCGTTGCTCGCCGCCGGCACGACCTGCTTCAACGCGTCGGCAAGCTGGGCCGAGGCCAGCTCGACAGGCTCCGTTGCGATCTGCTCGATCTGGGGGAATTCGTCGCCGGCGATCAGTCGGATCGAGAACTGGCTGCGACCAGCGCTGATGAGCAGCTCGTCACCGTCGGCCGTCACCGACACCGCACCGGGTTCGAGCGACCGCACGATGTCGGAGGCGAGACGGGCAGGAATGACCGCCACACCATCGGTCTCTCCCGAGACGAGCACGGCGATGGTGATCGTCAGGTCGAGATCGCTACCCGTGAGGCGGAGTTGATCGCCGGTCAACTGGGCGCGGACGCCGGACAGGCCCGGCAGGGTACCGCGTCCACTCACTGCCCGGCCCGCGGTGGCCAGTGCTTCAACCAGTACGTCTCGTTCGCAACGGAACTTCACCGTTGTGCTCCCTTTGTCTTCAGGTGAACGATCTCCACACGAGGTCGTCCCCAACTACTTGTCGATTGTGCTTTGCTCAGGTGACAGTGGTGATAGGACCTGTGGATTGTGGATGAATCCCCAGAGTTCCTGGTCAGCAGCTGTGCGGTTGTCCAGAGGTGGTGATGCGTCGTCCCCAAGTTGAGCACGACTCCACGGTCGCCCTGGGGATGATCGTCGGCTTGTCCACCGATGCGGACCCGTTTGTCCACGGTTTCTCCCCCGGTGATCCGCAGCACTGTCCCCAGCTCCTCGTTCACCACCTCAATCG
This window encodes:
- the dnaN gene encoding DNA polymerase III subunit beta, with product MKFRCERDVLVEALATAGRAVSGRGTLPGLSGVRAQLTGDQLRLTGSDLDLTITIAVLVSGETDGVAVIPARLASDIVRSLEPGAVSVTADGDELLISAGRSQFSIRLIAGDEFPQIEQIATEPVELASAQLADALKQVVPAASNDDSRPPLTGVLFASENGGLRLVATDSYRLAMRDVPGVSVLAEGQSVLIPSRALSELNRILAQGEKVELRLGEREASFHVGSVDLITRLIEADFPNYRGLIPESHPNSLTVSRDELLDALRRVKLLAREATPVRLEMSDDGLELAAVTQDVGTAREQLEGTYDGTALTVAFNPQYLLEGIDVASSDEIVLSTIDELRPAVVRIPGSSDFLYLLMPVRVS
- a CDS encoding DUF3566 domain-containing protein, whose protein sequence is MSIDDPSAKDSVVLGADLVAALGFEPVTVEPDVEPHPVVAEESSNGHASNGHADHTDSSDDDPASDTAVNDEPRTDDLAATDVAVIDDVEIIDEDASGDDAVVDDASGSVESTTADPSADAENSATDAQEATMATETEADVTAAPSSSDRVDDIDVVDDLEIIDDAPTVVEDAVVEDGAASRSSRGRFGVRGLFSRQAESVIDAESGSTRDLFANDAADSGQLDAEAVIPVDDQPMTSPSSEVLDASGSDDLETPGASETAEAFETPGASETAEAFATPAHDPSVEAAALDEADEPAPVAFVDEAPTASLDLTAPSGSAPMIDLDPGQREELELERTFAPDLAPGEPVTTRPASGLDLESATAAAAASSTSLTRPTGRSQKKLRAKKSRRVIRHIDPWSVLTFSILFHLAFFSAMLLAGVLVWNAAIAAGTVENVENFIRELADYETFEINSQQVFRAAVIISGMLTLASSVLVVLLTVVFNLISDLVGGIRITVIEEETVRVREDQK
- a CDS encoding DUF721 domain-containing protein; its protein translation is MSEPERLGLALERLFGHLGAPAVRTVSDLGGRWPSIVGPGLAEHSTPAGLIDGVLTIHCDDAAWASQIKWMDAQIKERFSTHFPDTELRSIRAAVGG
- the gyrB gene encoding DNA topoisomerase (ATP-hydrolyzing) subunit B; this translates as MTDLPSENAVTPTASEAPSATAGGDAPTPANDGSYGAKDIQVLEGLEAVRKRPGMYIGSTGSTGLHHLVWEVVDNSVDEAMAGHCSVIEVDVMANGGIEVRDDGRGIPVDLHEKYEMSAAEVVLTVLHAGGKFGGEGYKVSGGLHGVGISVVNALSSRVEVEIDRDGQRHAMSFVNGGAPDQKLVVIGESPLDADGKPRTGTTVRFWPDPSIFKEGTEFRTQTLLERFQIMAFLNAGLEFRVRDLRDAEPETIVHRYDGGIRDFVTHINGSKEALFDDVGWYEESEETEEVEVAFSWNTGYQTDGIHSFANGISTLEGGMHEQGFRTALTRTVNNYARDKGFLKEKDDNLQGEDIREGLTAIISVRLQEPQFEGQTKSKLGNVSVRSLVEKATNDKLREWFEEHPREGRAMVLKASQAAKARIAATQARQTIRRKSALDGAGLPGKLADCRSKDPAESELYIVEGNSAGGSAKDARDSNTMAILPIRGKILNVERARADRMLKNTEVVSLIQAIGAGLGEPNPETGEGFDVSKARYHKVILLADADVDGSHIRTLLLTFFFRQMRPMVEAGYVYIAQPPLYSTEVGKSKIYLKDDPARNAYAAEHPNAEFQRLKGLGEMDAIELWETTMNPATRTLLQVTVDQAAIADEVFSVLMGDDVESRKRFIQTNADDVRFLDI
- a CDS encoding DNA replication/repair protein RecF, translating into MRLDRVWLTDFRSYEHIEIELDDGLTAVVGANGIGKTNLLEAIGLLATLKSFRGAPTDSLIRRGSERAIIRAEGERDGRPVLIELELAPGKSRAQVNRQKLQRTRDLLGALRVTVFAPDDLTLVKDGPAVRRDFVDDLAVALDPKHDRTLSDFDRALRQRNALLRTAGGRLDESAELTLDVWDTQLAQLGSVVLDRRYDVLEQLVPLASACYRTLAADDTDLTADYLTSWSDGSLLVALTQSRDNDVRRGVSTVGPHRDEIAFSIDGFASRTEASQGEQRTLALALRLGGHRLVTDRIGEPPLLLLDDVLSELDPDRAHALLSTLPPGQTVITSAAALPAATRPDTLLVHDPSAVRAGGFVRKRTE
- the gyrA gene encoding DNA gyrase subunit A, translating into MSDLPPDSTTTDGGDAGDNIEPIEIQAEMEQSFLEYAMSVIISRALPDARDGLKPVHRRILWSMFDAGHRPDRSHVKCATVVGDVIGKYHPHGDQAIYDSLVRMGQSFSLRNPLIDPHGNFGSPDDPPAAYRYTECRLRPLAMELLADIDQDTVDFRDNFDGKHREPTVLPSRFPNLLVNGSQGIAVGMATNIPPHNLEEVIDAVVHLIDNEDATVDDLMEYVKGPDFPTGAQVLGRVGIRDAYRTGRGSIRMRAVAEIVEGKTHDQIIVTEVPYQTSVDQIARKTAELVEKGDLAGIREIRNESAKGELRLVFDLKRDATGLVVLNNLYKYTPMQTTFGVNMVALVDEVPRTLNLRDALVSYVGHQREVVTRRTEYRLAEARKREHILEGLIKALDVIDEIIATIRASDDRPDARSRLMAEPFEFSEIQANFILDMNLGRLTRLARIEIDTELAEKREAIAGFEAILADRQILDGVIKDELAEIRSTFGSPRRTALVTDPGELDIEDLIDDEALVVTLSTSGYIKSVSIDEFRTQARGGRGVSAAKLKDDDDDIIAHLLQTSAHAYLLFFSNRGRVYRIKTHEIPVTSRSSRGMALVNLLQLQPDEKIQAIIDTRDYETKRFLFFATRQGRVKKTLFNAYDSSLRAGLIAINLNDGDELVSVVATNGVHDIFMVSRQGQALRFPEEQVRPMGRTAAGVRGMKFRSGDELVSMDVMQPDTELLVITSEGFGKRTDPDLFTPKGRSGLGVRCVKVNERKGRVVGAMFVGPDDEILLISSHGVIIRTAVGTVSQQGRDATGVSVMNLGSGDAVSAVARVLVPEATEVAELSDAVPDAGAALDDSENESDIEPEAEDNDAD